In the Periophthalmus magnuspinnatus isolate fPerMag1 chromosome 4, fPerMag1.2.pri, whole genome shotgun sequence genome, one interval contains:
- the LOC117369826 gene encoding 5-hydroxytryptamine receptor 3A-like, giving the protein MTLQELSLFCLLLLSVSLCDGKLQCKEGHSGPTHESIQAVFDLQSFRPAVNLSNPTVTNISFTLYAVLGVNEKAQILTTFLWLRLYWFHEFLIWDPDECDGVTKISLPVKQLWSPDIIVYEFVDDDVSQACPFVYVNHTGHIRWDRMLRLVSACNLKIFSFPFDVQNCTFTFGSYMHTIRDVRVSPALTFKEMSGNSKRYLEASGEWELVNILGETSILQFGIDEWDIITFWVVIKRRPILYVVNLLIPSSFLMIIDILSFYLPPHSVDRASFKMTLILGYTVFLLIMNDLLPSTANGTPIIGIYFSVCLALMVISLLETVIITNVLHHNSMKYKEVPNWVRIVVLKHIARLICYRWLEDEAPATKQEEGKSNNLNCTSPPTVTQTENNVPVPHSTSNYGGNCVSLPELQQICQYVGDLRAHLQSLQKESELQGKWCHVGYILDFLLFRIYLLLISCYAMVIICMWCIWISQD; this is encoded by the exons ATGACCCTGCAGGAACTCAGCCTCTTTTGCTTACTTTTATTATCAG TGTCTTTGTGTGACGGTAAACTGCAGTGTAAGGAGGGGCACAGCGGTCCGACCCATGAGTCCATACAGGCTGTGTTTGACCTCCAGTCATTTCGACCTGCGGTGAACCTGAGCAACCCCACCGTCACCAACATCTCGTTCACGCTCTACGCAGTCCTGGGAGTG AACGAGAAAGCACAGATTCTTACTACTTTTCTCTGGCTTAGACTG TACTGGTTTCATGAGTTTCTCATATGGGATCCGGACGAGTGTGATGGTGTTACCAAAATCTCTCTCCCGGTGAAGCAGTTGTGGTCTCCAGACATCATCGTTTATGAGTT TGTGGACGATGATGTGTCTCAGGCCTGTCCCTTTGTCTACGTCAACCACACGGGACATATCCGCTGGGACAGGATGCTTCGGCTCGTCTCCGCCTGCAACCTGAAGATCTTTAGTTTTCCTTTTGACGTTCAGAACTGCACCTTTACCTTTGGCTCTTACATGCACACCA TCCGAGATGTACGAGTCAGCCCTGCTCTCACCTTTAAGGAGATGTCTGGAAACTCCAAGCGTTACCTGGAGGCCAGTGGAGAGTGGGAGCTGGTGAACATTCTGGGCGAGACCTCCATCCTGCAGTTTGGCATCGACGAGTGGGACATCATAACCTTTTGG GTGGTGATCAAACGTCGCCCGATTCTGTACGTGGTAAACCTCCTGATCCCCAGCTCCTTCCTGATGATCATCGACATCTTGTCCTTTTACCTGCCTCCGCACAGTGTGGACCGCGCCTCCTTTAAGATGACCCTCATCTTGGGCTACACCGTCTTCCTCCTCATCATGAACGACCTGCTGCCCAGTACAGCTAATGGCACACCCATAATAG GTATCTACTTTTCTGTTTGTCTGGCTCTGATGGTGATAAGTCTGCTGGAAACTGTAATCATCACCAATGTTCTCCACCACAACTCCATGAAATACAAGGAGGTGCCAAACTGGGTCAGAATAGTTGTCCTCAAACATATCGCTCGTCTCATCTGCTACCGCTGGCTAGAGGATGAAGCACCTGCCACAAAACAAGAAGAAGGAAAATCGAATAATCTTAACTGCACATCGCCGCCAACTGTcacccaaacagaaaacaacgtGCCCGTCCCACACTCAACGAGCAATTATGGAGgtaact GTGTTTCcctccctgagctgcagcagaTCTGTCAGTACGTGGGGGACCTGAGAGCACACCTCCAGTCTCTGCAGAAGGAGAGCGAGCTGCAGGGCAAGTGGTGTCATGTGGGCTACATCCTGGACTTCCTCCTCTTCAGAAtctacctcctcctcatctcctgcTACGCTATGGTCATCATCTGCATGTGGTGCATCTGGATAAGCCAGGATTAG